Genomic DNA from Candidatus Nitrosopumilus koreensis AR1:
TTGAATCACCTTATGACCAAGATATTAACAAATATTCTATCTATGTACATCTTCAAGATGAATGGAATAGCCATCCTGGAAATATTTTGTTTGATGTCACAAATGTTTGGTCAAATTCATCTTCTGATGATGTATATTTTGCAGATCCTTCTGATATTACCACTCTGACTAACTATAATTCTAACCAACTACAATTCCAAAACAATAAACCTTACGTTGAATTAAAGCATGAATTCAGCAATTGTGAATCAAGTTGGAAACCAATGTTGTATAGATTTGTAATTGATTCTGTACGCCAAAAAATTGAACTTGTAAAAGGTACGCAATTAAATGATGATCCATATATCACGATTTTGCCAAATATAGAAATTAAAAAACAAACTACCTCTGAATCATATGCGCAGTTTATACCAATATGTACTTCAAATGAATCTACCTCATACGAGTTTTCAATTTCAATAAATGATAACAATTCGTGGTTCGATGTTTATTTTGTAGATTCAGAAAAACAATTAGAAAATTATCTAAATTCTGAAACATTCAATTATTATGATGGCGAAGGCTGTTCTGCACAAAATTATCAAAGCTTTAGTGGAGAATGTGATGATGTAGGAAATAATTCTGGTCTTTTAATCATCATACCTGACAATTTAGAACAATCGTTAACTAAGGTTAGGGTGAATATGCATGAAACGCTATGATCCTATTAGTTGTTGATCCAGCCTAACTTTTTGAAATATGTGAACATCATGATTGCTGGAATTGCTGATGCAAGAATCACAATTATGAAAGTTGTAAATGGACCTAAGAACATTGGATTTTCTCCAATACCTCCTGGTAAGTTTACGTTCATTCCATAAAATGTTCCAATAACTGTTGCTGGAATTGCTAGCGTGAATATGATAGTTAAAACTGCAAGCACTTTGTTTGTTTTTTCTGTACTTAACACAAAATCGGTATCTTTGTAAATCTCCATTGTTTCTCTTGATTCTTCTAATGTTTCAATTACTTTGTCTATGTGATCAATAATGTCGTCAAAATACAGTGAAAGGTCCTCTTCATCTCTCTCTGAAAATCTCTTTACATTTTTTGTTATTTCTAAAACAAATTTCTTTAGTGGATTAGCTATTCTTCTTAATCTGTTAATCTCTCTTCTGAGTAATGCAATACTCCTAGCTACTGGTTTTGTTTCATCAAATACTCTGTCTTCAATTTCGTCTAAATTGGCAATCATCTTTCTGGAAGTGTGTAAAAGGTCATCTACTAACACATCTATAATTTCGTGAAGTAATAATCCTGAAGTTTTTTGCAATATTCTAGTTTTTCGTTGTTCGTCTGAATCTGATTTACAAATATCTACTAATTCTACAAGTGGTTTGAGATCTCCTTGGTGAACTGTCACTAGAAAATCTTTTCCTACAAATATGGATAATTGACTATTTTTTGAAATTCCAAGTTTTTGGGCAAGTGGTGGAAAATGAAGAATTACAAAGAAATGATCATCATAACTATCTAATTTTGGAAGCTCAAATTTTGTCATACAGTCTTCAATGTTTAAAGCATTGAAATTGTATTTTTTAGCTAGTTCTTCTACATCTTTTCTGTCTGGATTTTGCAAATCAATCCATACAAATTTTTCAGATTGTATTGTCTCTGTCTTTTTTTCAATAGGACTCTCTATGGATTTTCTACTTGAACGTAATCTATTTGGGATTAGTCCTTTTCTCATGTCGAACAATACCCTGATACAACAAATTTAAAGCGATCGTTAGTAATTGTATAAAACCTATAATTGATTACGAACTGGAAAAATAAACCAGAATTTCAGGCTCTGACTACTTGTATGGAAGTAAATACATTCCACCGTAATATGTTAGTCCGATTGTAATGGCCATTGCAATCCACCAAAATCTCATAATGTAAATTCCACATAGTCAATAATAAATCTACAGTCTGATTTTCATAAAAAATCAAAGATTATTACAGGATAGTTTATTTTTCTAATATGTGGCCTTCGTAGTACAGTGGTTAGTATAGAGGATTGTGGATCCTCGGACAGGAGTTCGATTCCCCTCGAGGGCCCGCTTAATTATTTTACACTGATTTTTGTTAGAGATGTACTTATTTCGTTAGGATCTTTGACTGAACCTTTTAGTATCAAAATATTCCAAACTTACTTGATTCCATTTCTTCCTTTATGGCAAGCTTGAATCTAGGTGATTTACTTTCTAGATTACTAGTCAACCATGTCAGAAACTTCTTTTCTGTCCCTTTTCCCTTTAGCTTCTCAAAGTCAGGACCCATCATATCAACTAATTTTTGAATGAGTGATCTATTTACACTCAATACAAAAAAATGCCATCCAAACGCGAATTCTGAGTCTGTCATGACAAAATCTTCTTCCCCGTGAACCATTTCTTCTAAAAGTGATAATTGCCTAGTTAGTGCTTTACTTGTTTTATCATAATCCACTGCTGATACGTTAATGTGCATTCTTCCATCCATGATTGATTTAT
This window encodes:
- a CDS encoding magnesium transporter CorA family protein: MRKGLIPNRLRSSRKSIESPIEKKTETIQSEKFVWIDLQNPDRKDVEELAKKYNFNALNIEDCMTKFELPKLDSYDDHFFVILHFPPLAQKLGISKNSQLSIFVGKDFLVTVHQGDLKPLVELVDICKSDSDEQRKTRILQKTSGLLLHEIIDVLVDDLLHTSRKMIANLDEIEDRVFDETKPVARSIALLRREINRLRRIANPLKKFVLEITKNVKRFSERDEEDLSLYFDDIIDHIDKVIETLEESRETMEIYKDTDFVLSTEKTNKVLAVLTIIFTLAIPATVIGTFYGMNVNLPGGIGENPMFLGPFTTFIIVILASAIPAIMMFTYFKKLGWINN